The Streptomyces sp. NBC_01317 genomic interval GCCGGTGTCCGGGGTACGGGCGAGCACGGCGAGCCGGGCAGGTGTGCGGACGGTGAACACGTCGTGCGGGGAGAGCACCAGACCGGCCGCCCTGGCCCGTACCGCGAGCTGGATGGCCATGATGCTGTCGCCGCCCAGACGGAAGAAGTCGTCGTCGGGGCCCGCCTGTTCGAGGCCGAGGAGGCCGGCGAAAAGACCGCACAGGATCTCCTCGCGGGCCGACCCGGGGGCCCGTACGGTCTCGTCGGAGCGCTGCGCGGGCGCCGGCAGGGCGCCCCGGTCGAGCTTGCCGCCGGACGTCAGGGGCAGGGCGTCGAGCGCCACCACAGCGGCGGGGACCATGGCCGCGGGCAGCCGCCCGGCGGCGTGGAGCAGCAGTGTGTCCGGGTCGATCTCGCTCCCGGGGGCGGGGACGACGTACGCGACGAGCTGTGCGACTCCTGCCCTGCTGTTCCGTACGACGGCCACCGCGCGGTCCACGGTGGGGTGTTCGGTCAGCGCGGCCGCGATCTCCCCCGGTTCGATGCGCAGTCCGCGCAGCTTCACCTGCTCGTCGCCGCGACCGAGGTAGTGCGTGATGCCGGTGGGGTCGCGGTGGGCGAGGTCGCCGGTGCGGTACATGCGGCTGCCCGGCGGCCCGTACGGATCGGCGACGAACCGCTCGGCGGTGAGCGCGGCGCGCCCCAGGTAGCCACGGGCGAGCGCGGGTCCCGCCAGGTACAGCTCGCCGCTGACCCCGGCGGGTACCGGGCGCAGCCGCTCGTCGAGGACGTAGGCGCCGGTGCCTGGCAGCGGGCTGCCGATGGGCGGGGTGGTGCCGTCGGCGGCGAGGGGCGCGGAGAGGGTGGAGACGACGGTGGCCTCGGTGGGCCCGTACGCGTTGTGGAGGCGCCGGCCTCCGGCGGTCCAGCGGGCGATCAGGTCCGGCGGGCACGACTCCGCGCCGACGAGGAGGGTGCGCAGCTCCGGGTGGGGTCCCGCCGGCACGGTGGCGAGCACGGACGGCGGGACGAAGGCGCACGAGATGCGCCGCTCGGTCAGTACGTCCGCAAGGGCGTCGCCCACGAGCGGTCCCCGGGGCGGCAGGACGAGGGTGCCGCCCGAGCCGAAGGCCAGGCACATCTCGCCGACGGAGATGTCGAACGTCGGCGGTCCGAGCTGGAGGACCCGGCTGCCGGCGCCGAGGGCGGTGCCGTCCACGAGACCTGCCGTCAGGGCGGCCACCCCGGCGTGGGTGACGATCACGCCCTTGGGGGTGCCGGTGGAGCCGGAGGTGTGGATGACGTGGGCGGCGCCGGTGGTTTCCGGGTGGCCGGGCGGCAGCAGGGGTTCACCGGCCCGGGTGTCCTCGTCCGGGACCGCCCAGGCGTTCTCGTCCAGGACCAGGGCCGGGAGGTCCGTGCCGAGCGGCTCGGCGCCCGGTGCGGTGACCAGGAGTACGGGTGCGGCCTCGGCGAGGACGCGGCGCACGCGCTCGACGGGGTGCGCCGGGTCGACGGGCAGGTACGCGGCGCCGGCGCGCTGGGCGGCCAGTGCGGCCACCGGCCAGTCGGTGCCCCGGTCGAGGGCGAGGGCGACGATCCGGCCGGGCCCTGCTCCGTACCGCACCATCCGGTGTGCCAACCGGTCGACACGGTAGGTCAGTTGGGCGTAGCTGAGGGTCTCTCCGCCGGATTCGAGGGCCGGCGCGTCCGGGGTGCGGGCCGCCTGACGGGCCACCAGCTCGGGCAGCGAGGCGGGGGCGGGCGCGGCGGGCCCCGCCGCGTCGGCGAGCAGGTGGCCTCGCATGGCGCCGGGCACCAGGTCGATGTCGCCGACGAGCGCGGTCGGATCGGTGGTGATCCGCCGCAGGAGTTCGACGTAGCACTCGGTCCAGCGGGCCACGACCTGGGGGTCGAAGACGTCGGTACGGAGCCCGAAGCTGCCCTCCATGCCGTCGTCGCAGTCCTTCACGACACCGACGAGGTCGTGCTCGCCGCCGGTGTGGATGCGCTCGGGCTCCGCGAACTCCTTCATCACGGAGACGCTCGGCTGCTGCGTCAGGTGCATGAACACCCACTGGTACAGCGGGGCCCGGCCCGCGCTGCGCTCCGGGGCGGCGGCCGACACGATCCGGCCGACCGGGACGTCCGCGTTGGCCATCAACTCGGGGAAGTCGACGGCGAATCCGGCGAGCACGTCGGCGAAGGAGCGGTCGGACCGTACCCGCCAGCGGGTCGGGACGGCGTTCATGACGTACCCGATGACCTGGTCGAGTCCCTTGGCCGCGCGGTTGGCGATGGGGGTGCCGAGGATCAGGTCGTCGGCGCCGCTGACCCGGTGCGCGAGGACGGCGAAGGCCGCCATCAGGACGACGTACACGGAGGCGCCGCGCTCGCGGGCCAGGGCGCGCACGGCGGCGGCGGTCGGCGCGTCGATGTGGAAGGGGACCTGGGCGATGCCGTCGCCCGAGGTGACGGGGGTGCCGCCGCCGCCCGGCACGGTGAGCGGCCCGGGCGGGTCCGCGAGGTAGCGGCGCCAGAAGTCGAGGCGGGCCCCGAAGACCCCGGACTCCGCCAACTCGTCCTGCCAGGAGGAGAAGTCGGCGTACTGGACGGCGGGCCGGGTCAGGGGCGGCTCCTTGCCGTCGCGCAGCGCTCCGTACGCCTGGGCGAACTCGTTCTGGAGCACGTCGAACGACCACCAGTCACTGATGGTGTGGTGCAGGCTGAGCATCAGGGTGGAGCGCCGCTCGTCGACCCGGACGAACCGGGCCCGGATCAGCTTGTCCCCGCCCAGGTCGAAGGGGCGGGCGCGGAAGGTCTCGAAGGCCTCGTCGATGCTCGTGTCCGTGCCCCGCAGGTCCTCGCGCTCCAGGTCGAAGGCGCCCTCGTCGGGGAACTCGACGTGCAGCCCGCCCGACTCGTCCGTCCTGATCCGGGTGCGCAGGATGTCGTGGTTCCGCTGGATCAGCGTCAGGGCCGCCTCCAGGTGCGCCGGGTCGGCGGGGCTGTCGAAGTGGTAGGCGGAGCACAGGTTGAGCGCGGCCGTGCCG includes:
- a CDS encoding non-ribosomal peptide synthetase, coding for MTAPTLFRAAPGAATPSMADRFGALGREQRVRLMRRLLEAGRAREIPAVIPPRDPGRPVPLSPAQHDLWVYDSLYPGTAALNLCSAYHFDSPADPAHLEAALTLIQRNHDILRTRIRTDESGGLHVEFPDEGAFDLEREDLRGTDTSIDEAFETFRARPFDLGGDKLIRARFVRVDERRSTLMLSLHHTISDWWSFDVLQNEFAQAYGALRDGKEPPLTRPAVQYADFSSWQDELAESGVFGARLDFWRRYLADPPGPLTVPGGGGTPVTSGDGIAQVPFHIDAPTAAAVRALARERGASVYVVLMAAFAVLAHRVSGADDLILGTPIANRAAKGLDQVIGYVMNAVPTRWRVRSDRSFADVLAGFAVDFPELMANADVPVGRIVSAAAPERSAGRAPLYQWVFMHLTQQPSVSVMKEFAEPERIHTGGEHDLVGVVKDCDDGMEGSFGLRTDVFDPQVVARWTECYVELLRRITTDPTALVGDIDLVPGAMRGHLLADAAGPAAPAPASLPELVARQAARTPDAPALESGGETLSYAQLTYRVDRLAHRMVRYGAGPGRIVALALDRGTDWPVAALAAQRAGAAYLPVDPAHPVERVRRVLAEAAPVLLVTAPGAEPLGTDLPALVLDENAWAVPDEDTRAGEPLLPPGHPETTGAAHVIHTSGSTGTPKGVIVTHAGVAALTAGLVDGTALGAGSRVLQLGPPTFDISVGEMCLAFGSGGTLVLPPRGPLVGDALADVLTERRISCAFVPPSVLATVPAGPHPELRTLLVGAESCPPDLIARWTAGGRRLHNAYGPTEATVVSTLSAPLAADGTTPPIGSPLPGTGAYVLDERLRPVPAGVSGELYLAGPALARGYLGRAALTAERFVADPYGPPGSRMYRTGDLAHRDPTGITHYLGRGDEQVKLRGLRIEPGEIAAALTEHPTVDRAVAVVRNSRAGVAQLVAYVVPAPGSEIDPDTLLLHAAGRLPAAMVPAAVVALDALPLTSGGKLDRGALPAPAQRSDETVRAPGSAREEILCGLFAGLLGLEQAGPDDDFFRLGGDSIMAIQLAVRARAAGLVLSPHDVFTVRTPARLAVLARTPDTGLPQEEDTGYGRLPLTPVMRWWREQGPDTSAFTQSMVFPVASGTGLGTLTEAVTGLAARHAALRMRLVGHAPADWELEVPVEEIPGNARTLRVPVAPDADLLDRARALAVSTALRPEDGEMLRAVWLDAGPGRPGALLVTVHHLAVDGLSWRVIGQELAAALGHRDEGDPAPAKTTSFTRWSRLLSQEADRRLGELPWWERQLADGTARIADGRGAGERRETLTVELGPDLTRSALVTLPGAFNCRPDAVLLTALTAAAVQWRGTGSALLVHLEGHGREVISAPVDVSGTVGWFTSQYPVRLDLGAAAVRPGGRPGEALKSVKEQLRGVPAGGLGWGLLRYLHPTTGPALAALPVPDVRFNYLGRFAESDAAGGRLLDVGPEAVPLGHALEVDVLSREENGDLLLEASFSYAAGVFTEDEVHALAAAWSEALGVLADHRGPDGGAGHTPSDFPLVDLTGDQLELLGQEMDFGDFGDFDAEFGTDTDTDPDGGIHDMDGTDGSGASAHQGGRR